From the genome of Zonotrichia albicollis isolate bZonAlb1 chromosome 20, bZonAlb1.hap1, whole genome shotgun sequence, one region includes:
- the NDUFS5 gene encoding NADH dehydrogenase [ubiquinone] iron-sulfur protein 5, whose amino-acid sequence MPFWGLQKQLGIDVDTFLLRQSMPQPHGQAAICHAFEREWVECGHGLGQTRARRECQLEYEDFMECMKRTKLTQRLRTILEQRDRMIKQGKYTPPEHHMGKEEPRP is encoded by the exons ATGCCGTTCTGGGGCCTGCAGAAGCAGCTGGGCATCGATGTGGACACCTTCCTGCTGCGGCAGAGCATGCCGCAGCCGCACGGCCAGGCCGCCATCTGCCACGCCTTCGAGCGCGAGTGGGTGGAGTGCGGGCACGGGCTGGGCCAGACCCGCGCCCGGCGCGAGTGTCAGCTCGAGTACGAGGATTTCATGGAGTGCATGAAGCGCACCAAGCTG ACTCAGCGGCTCCGGACCATCCTGGAGCAGCGGGACAGGATGATCAAGCAGGGGAAGTACACTCCCCCCGAGCACCACATGGGCAAGGAGGAGCCCAGGCCCTGA